The Pecten maximus unplaced genomic scaffold, xPecMax1.1, whole genome shotgun sequence genome includes a window with the following:
- the LOC117318452 gene encoding LOW QUALITY PROTEIN: P2X purinoceptor 7-like (The sequence of the model RefSeq protein was modified relative to this genomic sequence to represent the inferred CDS: deleted 1 base in 1 codon) has protein sequence MSNHYYKKQHLAVLNFAFTAILHFWTRIDEMSHEETKYILHQTAQQFPSLIFDLVKDSSGNSGGYHPRPDGNSPNWCLCGNCREMPTQPEKLCCKKDLPNCITLLPDFKVLILDEAVLALACLYRQDMFALPNEEDWKKANRHAPTDNIAYRQYILWQVGRLGTGDRRVIPSCAVWKIRDGFPDEFGQYTGFKAFRIA, from the exons ATGTCAAACCATTATTATAAGAAACAACATTTAGCTGTTCTAAACTTTGCTTTTACAGCGATTTTACATTTCTGG ACAAGAATTGATGAAATGTCACATGAAGAGACTAAGTATATTTTGCATCAGACAGCACAGCAGTTTCCTTCTTTGATTTTTGACTTGGTCAAAGACAGTAGTGGAAACAGTGGAGGTTACCATCCCAGACCAGATGGAAACAGTCCAAATTGGTGTTTGTGTGGTAACTGCAGAGAAATGCCTACACAACCAGAGAAGCTCTGCTGCAAGAAAGATCTACCAAATTGTATAACTTTGCTTCCG GATTTCAAAGTTCTTATTTTGGACGAAGCTGTCTTGGCCCTAGCATGCCTTTACAGGCAAGACATGTTTGCTTTGCCAAATGAGGAGGACTGGAAGAAAGCTAACAGGCATGCT CCTACAGACAATATTGCCTacagacaatatatattgtGGCAAGTTGGTCGTCTTGGTACTGGTGACAGACGGGTCATCCCAAGCTGTGCGGTTTGGAAAATTAGAGACGGGTTCCCTGATGAATTTGGACAGTACACTGGTTTCAAGGCATTCAGGATTGCTTAA